Proteins encoded in a region of the Candidatus Zixiibacteriota bacterium genome:
- the rplT gene encoding 50S ribosomal protein L20, translating to MPRATNNPAGRHRRKKYLKAARGNFGGRRKLIRVARETVEKGWTYAYRDRRVRKRTMRRLWTVRINAALRVIGLNYSGFINALKKSEVTLDRKVLAHMAATDPAGFEMLARSVSRET from the coding sequence ATGCCACGCGCAACCAACAATCCCGCCGGACGCCACCGCCGCAAAAAGTACCTCAAAGCGGCGCGCGGCAACTTTGGCGGACGACGCAAACTGATCCGGGTCGCGCGCGAAACGGTCGAGAAGGGGTGGACCTATGCCTATCGCGATCGCCGGGTCCGCAAGCGCACCATGCGCCGTCTCTGGACGGTCCGCATCAATGCCGCGCTTCGCGTGATCGGGTTGAACTACTCGGGCTTCATCAACGCGCTGAAGAAATCGGAGGTCACGCTGGATCGGAAGGTCCTGGCCCATATGGCGGCCACCGATCCGGCCGGTTTTGAGATGCTGGCACGCTCCGTCT